A single window of Canis lupus familiaris isolate Mischka breed German Shepherd chromosome 7, alternate assembly UU_Cfam_GSD_1.0, whole genome shotgun sequence DNA harbors:
- the DENND4B gene encoding DENN domain-containing protein 4B isoform X1 has protein sequence MAADAVSEGGAMAEERPPRLVDYFVIAGLAGNGAPIPEETRVPEPSGPLRPPRPAEPITDMAVIARALGEEVPQGYTCIQSSAGGHPLELSAGLLGGTQPVICYRRGRDKPPLVELGVLYEGKERPKPGFQVLDTTPYSHSANLAPPGPGHPRTYLTCRRAAEGAGLHALGITDVCLVLPSKGEGTPHTYCRLPRNLNPGVWGPAVYLCYKVGLAKAHTLVYEAELLGRYPEEDNEAFPLPESVPVFCLPMGATVECWPAHTKYPVPVFSTFVLTGAAGDKVYGAALQFYEAFPRARLSERQARALGLLSAVERGRALGGRAVRSRRAIAVLSRWPAFPAFRAFLTFLYRYSVSGPHRLPLEAHISHFIHNVPFPSPQRPRILVQMSPYDNLLLCQPVSSPLPLSGASFLQLLQSLGPELAITLLLAVLTEHKLLVHSLRPDLLTSVCEALVSMIFPLHWQCPYIPLCPLVLADVLSAPVPFIVGIHSSYFDLHDPPADVICVDLDTNTLFQTEEKKPLSPRTLPRRPYKVLLATLTNLYQQLDQTYTGPEEEASLEFLLTDYEAVCGRRARLEREVQGAFLRFMACLLKGYRDFLRPLTQAPSEGVRDVDNLFFLQGFLKSRERSSHKLYCQLLRTQMFSQFIEECSFGSARHAALEFFDSCVDKVHPEQEKPEPTPLVELEELSGSELTVFITPPEEPAAPEGSDSTPQYCYDGFPELRAELFESPHEQPGALPVPGPSRSAPSSPAPRRTKQEMKVAQRMAQKSAAVPELWARCLLGHCYGLWFLCLPAYVRSAPSRVQALHTAYQVLRQMESRKVVLPDEVCYRVLMQLCSHYGQPVLSVRVMLEMRRAGIVPNTITYGYYNKAVLESKWLSGTPGGRLRWAKLRNVVLGAAQFRQPLKERRRQQQQQQQQQQQQQQAAAQEAGSSQTEPYLERHSPTRPLQRQTTWAGQSFRDPASPTGRLVKSGSLGSARGAQPTVEAGVAHMIEALGVLEPRGSPVPWHDGSLSDLSLTGEELAPGGSLEDSGSALGAQSTEALEGPSGRASKASGRQDEASTPRRGLGARLQQLLTPSRRSPASHVPPPELPPDLPPPTRRSPMDSLLRPRERPGSTASESSASLGSEWDLSESSASSLSLRRSSERLSDTPGSSQPPSLEILLSSCSSCRACDSLVYDEEIMAGWAPDDSNLNTICPFCACPFVPLLSVQTLDSRPSAPSPKPAPAGASNSKDAPTPGGSGPVLSDRRLCLALDEPQLCNGHMGAVPRRVEGGAWAYLSPLVLRKELESLVENEGSEVLALPELPAAHPIIFWNLLWYFQRLRLPNILPCLVLASCDGPPLPQAPSPWLMPDPASVQVRLLWDVLTPDPSSCPPLYVLWRIHSQIPQRVVWPGPIPAPLSLDLLESVLRHVGLNEVHKAVGLLLETLGPPPAGLHLQRGIYREILFLTMAALGKDHVDIVAFDKKYKSAFNKLASSMGKEELRQRRAQMPTPKAIDCRKCFGAPLEC, from the exons ATGGCGGCAG ATGCAGTGAGTGAGGGGGGGGCCATGGCGGAGGAGCGGCCCCCCCGGCTGGTGGATTACTTCGTGATAGCCGGGCTTGCAGGGAACGGAGCTCCCATTCCCGAGGAGACACGGGTTCCCGAACCCAGTGGGCCCCTGCGCCCTCCCCGGCCAGCCGAGCCCATCACAGACATGGCGGTCATTGCTCGGGCACTGGGCGAGGAAGTGCCCCAGGGCTACACCTGCATCCAGTCCTCCGCTGGGGGCCACCCCTTGGAACTCAGTGCCGGGCTCTTGGGTGGAACGCAGCCCGTCATCTGCTACCGCAGGGGCCGTGACAAGCCCCCCCTCGTGGAGCTGGG GGTCCTGTACGAGGGGAAGGAAAGACCCAAGCCTGGCTTTCAGGTGCTGGACACAACGCCCTACAGCCACTCGGCCAACCTGGCCCCTCCTGGCCCTGGGCACCCCCGCACCTACCTCACTTGCCGACGGGCAGCAGAGGGGGCAGGGCTGCATGCCCTTGGCATCACCGACGTCTGCCTGGTGCTGCCCAGCAAGGGGGAGGGCACTCCTCATACTTACTGCCGACTGCCCCGCAACCTCAACCCTGGTGTG TGGGGTCCAGCGGTATACCTGTGCTACAAAGTGGGCCTAGCCAAGGCCCACACTCTGGTCTACGAGGCAG AGCTGCTGGGCCGGTACCCTGAGGAGGACAATGAGGCGTTCCCCCTGCCCGAGTCCGTACCCGTCTTCTGTTTGCCCATGGGAGCCACTGTTGAGTGCTGGCCTGCCCACACCAAGTACCCCGTGCCCGTCTTCTCTACCTTCGTGCTCACGGGTGCAGCTGGTGACAAG GTGTACGGCGCTGCCCTGCAGTTCTATGAGGCCTTCCCGAGGGCCAGGCTGTCGGAGCGCCAAGCACGGGCCCTGGGGCTCTTGAGCGCCGTGGAGCGGGGCCGGGCGCTGGGGGGTCGGGCAGTGCGCAGCCGGCGCGCCATCGCTGTGCTGTCCCGCTGGCCGGCCTTCCCCGCCTTCCGCGCCTTCCTCACCTTCCTCTACCGCTACTCCGTCTCAGGCCCCCACCGCCTGCCCTTGGAAGC GCACATCTCCCACTTCATTCACAACGTCCCCTTCCCTTCCCCGCAGAGACCTCGCATCCTGGTGCAG ATGTCGCCCTATGACAACCTGCTCCTCTGCCAGCCTGTATCCTCACCCCTGCCGCTCAG CGGTGCCAGCTTCTTGCAGCTGCTGCAGAGCCTCGGCCCCGAGCTGGCCATCACGCTGCTGCTGGCTGTGCTCACGGAGCACAAGCTGCTGGTGCACTCGTTGCGGCCTGACCTGCTCACCAGTGTTTGTGAGGCCCTGGTCTCT ATGATCTTCCCGCTGCACTGGCAGTGCCCCTACATCCCGCTCTGTCCACTGGTGCTGGCAGATGTGCTGAGCGCCCCTGTGCCCTTCATTGTGGGTATCCACTCCAGTTACTTTGATCTGCACGACCCGCCTGCTGATGTCATTTGCGTCGACCTTGACACCAACACGCTCTTCCA GACTGAGGAGAAGAAGCCACTGTCTCCTCGGACCCTGCCCCGCAGACCTTACAAGGTTCTGCTGGCAACTCTGACAAACTTGTACCAGCAGTTGGATCAGA CATACACAGGGCCCGAGGAGGAGGCGTCCCTGGAGTTTCTGCTGACAGACTACGAGGCAGTATGTGGCCGCCGGGCCCGGCTGGAGCGCGAAGTGCAGGGAGCCTTCCTCCGCTTCATGGCCTGTCTGCTCAAGGGCTACCGGGACTTCCTGCGGCCGCTCACCCAGGCCCCCTCGGAGGGTGTTCGAGATGTGGACAACCTCTTCTTCCTGCAGG GCTTCCTCAAGTCCCGGGAGCGCTCCAGCCACAAGCTGTATTGCCAGCTGCTGCGCACACAGATGTTCTCCCAGTTTATCGAGGAATGCTCGTTTGGCTCTGCTCGGCACGCCGCCCTTGAGTTCTTCGACTCTTGCGTTGACAAG GTCCACCCGGAGCAGGAGAAGCCTGAGCCCACACCCTTGGTGGAGCTTGAGGAGCTGTCAGGGAGTGAGCTCACCGTCTTCATCACACCTCCTGAAGAGCCTGCAGCGCCTGAGGGCAGTGACTCCACCCCCCAGTACTG CTACGACGGGTTTCCCGAGCTGCGGGCTGAGCTGTTTGAGTCCCCTCATGAGCAGCCTGGTGCTCTGCCTGTGCCAGGCCCATCCCGCAGCgcccccagcagccctgccccTCGCCGTACCAAACAG GAGATGAAGGTTGCGCAGCGGATGGCGCAGAAGTCAGCAGCTGTACCCGAGCTGTGGGCGCGCTGCCTGCTGGGGCACTGCTATGGGCTGTGGTTCCTGTGTCTGCCTGCCTATGTGCGCTCAGCGCCCTCCCGCGTGCAGGCCCTGCATACGGCCTACCAAGTGCTGCGCCAGATGGAGAGCCGCAAGGTGGTGCTGCCCGATGAG GTGTGTTACCGCGTACTAATGCAGTTGTGCTCCCATTATGGGCAGCCTGTGCTGTCCGTGCGGGTCATGCTGGAGATGAGGCGGGCAGGCATTGTGCCCAACACCATCACTTACGGCTACTACAACAAG GCTGTGCTGGAAAGCAAGTGGCTCTCTGGTACACCGGGTGGGCGCCTGCGCTGGGCCAAGCTCCGGAATGTCGTCCTGGGGGCTGCTCAGTTCCGCCAGCCTTTGAAGGAACgacggcggcagcagcagcagcagcagcagcaacagcagcaacagcagcaagcAGCAGCACAGGAGGCAGGCAGCTCCCAGACAG AGCCCTATCTCGAGCGTCACTCCCCTACCCGCCCACTTCAGCGCCAGACTACTTGGGCTGGTCAAAGCTTCCGGGACCCAGCTTCACCCACAGGGCGCCTGGTGAAAAGCGGCAGTCTGGGCAGTGCCCGTGGGGCCCAGCCCACCGTGGAGGCCGGCGTGGCCCACA TGATAGAGGCCTTGGGGGTACTGGAGCCCCGGGGGTCGCCTGTGCCCTGGCATGATGGAAGCCTCTCAGACCTGAGCCTGACGGGTGAAGAGCTGGCCCCTGGAGGCAGCCTGGAGGACTCAGGCTCAGCCCTGGGTGCCCAGTCCACTGAAGCCCTGGAAGGGCCAAGTGGGCGGGCGTCCAAGGCCAGTGGACGTCAGGATGAGGCCAGCACCCCCAGACGAGGGCTGGGCGCTCGCCTCCAACAACTGCTCACTCCTTCCCGCCGCTCCCCCGCCTCTCATGTTCCCCCACCTGAGCTGCCCCCCgacctgcctccccccacccgccGCAGCCCTATGGACAGCCTCCTGCGCCCCCGCGAGCGCCCTGGATCCACTGCGTCTGAG AGCTCAGCCTCTCTGGGCAGCGAGTGGGACCTCTCTGAGTCTTCTGCCAGCAGCCTGAGCCTCCGCCGGTCCTCGGAGCGCCTCAGCGACACCCCCGGGTCCTCGCAGCCACCATCCCTGGAA ATCCTGCTGTCCAGCTGCTCCTCCTGCCGTGCCTGTGACTCACTGGTGTATGATGAGGAAATCATGGCCGGCTGGGCACCCGACGACTCTAACCTCAACACCATCTGCCCCTTCTGCGCCTGCCCCTTTGTGCCTCTGCTCAGTGTCCAGACCCTGGATTCCCGACCCAG TGCCCCCAGCCCCAAACCTGCCCCAGCTGGTGCCAGTAACAGCAAAGatgcccccacccctgggggctcaggccctgtgctcagtgacCGCAGGCTCTGCCTTGCTCTGGATGAGCCCCAGCTCTGCAACGGGCACATGGGG GCTGTGCCCCGGCGGGTTGAGGGTGGGGCCTGGGCCTACCTGAGCCCCCTGGTGCTGCGAAAAGAGCTGGAGTCACTGGTGGAGAATGAGGGCAGTGAGGTGCTGGCATTGCCTGAGCTGCCTGCTGCCCACCCCATCATCTTCTGGAACCTTCTGTGGTATTTCCAGCGGCTGCGCCTGCCTAACATTCTGCCATGCCTGGTGCTGGCCTCCTGTGATGGGCCCCCACTGCCCCAG GCCCCATCTCCTTGGCTGATGCCTGATCCAGCATCTGTGCAGGTGCGGCTGCTGTGGGATGTCCTCACCCCTGATCCCAGTAGCTGCCCACCTCTCTACGTGCTCTGGAGGATCCACA GCCAGATCCCACAGCGGGTGGTATGGCCAGGCCCCATCCCTGCACCCCTCAGCCTGGACCTGCTGGAGTCAGTATTGCGCCACGTGGGTCTCAATGAGGTGCACAAGGCTGTAGGGCTCCTACTGGAAACGCTAGGGCCGCCTCCCGCTGGTCTGCACTTGCAGAG GGGCATCTACCGTGAAATCTTGTTCCTGACAATGGCTGCTCTGGGCAAGGACCACGTGGACATAG TGGCTTTCGACAAGAAGTACAAGTCCGCCTTTAACAAGCTGGCCAGCAGCATGGGCAAGGAGGAGCTGAGGCAGCGACGGGCACAGATGCCCACCCCAAAGGCCATAGATTGCCGGAAATGTTTTGGAGCACCTCTGGAATGCTAG
- the DENND4B gene encoding DENN domain-containing protein 4B isoform X4: MAADAVSEGGAMAEERPPRLVDYFVIAGLAGNGAPIPEETRVPEPSGPLRPPRPAEPITDMAVIARALGEEVPQGYTCIQSSAGGHPLELSAGLLGGTQPVICYRRGRDKPPLVELGVLYEGKERPKPGFQVLDTTPYSHSANLAPPGPGHPRTYLTCRRAAEGAGLHALGITDVCLVLPSKGEGTPHTYCRLPRNLNPGVWGPAVYLCYKVGLAKAHTLVYEAELLGRYPEEDNEAFPLPESVPVFCLPMGATVECWPAHTKYPVPVFSTFVLTGAAGDKVYGAALQFYEAFPRARLSERQARALGLLSAVERGRALGGRAVRSRRAIAVLSRWPAFPAFRAFLTFLYRYSVSGPHRLPLEAHISHFIHNVPFPSPQRPRILVQMSPYDNLLLCQPVSSPLPLSGASFLQLLQSLGPELAITLLLAVLTEHKLLVHSLRPDLLTSVCEALVSMIFPLHWQCPYIPLCPLVLADVLSAPVPFIVGIHSSYFDLHDPPADVICVDLDTNTLFQTEEKKPLSPRTLPRRPYKVLLATLTNLYQQLDQTYTGPEEEASLEFLLTDYEAVCGRRARLEREVQGAFLRFMACLLKGYRDFLRPLTQAPSEGVRDVDNLFFLQGFLKSRERSSHKLYCQLLRTQMFSQFIEECSFGSARHAALEFFDSCVDKVHPEQEKPEPTPLVELEELSGSELTVFITPPEEPAAPEGSDSTPQYCYDGFPELRAELFESPHEQPGALPVPGPSRSAPSSPAPRRTKQEMKVAQRMAQKSAAVPELWARCLLGHCYGLWFLCLPAYVRSAPSRVQALHTAYQVLRQMESRKVVLPDEVCYRVLMQLCSHYGQPVLSVRVMLEMRRAGIVPNTITYGYYNKAVLESKWLSGTPGGRLRWAKLRNVVLGAAQFRQPLKERRRQQQQQQQQQQQQQQAAAQEAGSSQTEPYLERHSPTRPLQRQTTWAGQSFRDPASPTGRLVKSGSLGSARGAQPTVEAGVAHMIEALGVLEPRGSPVPWHDGSLSDLSLTGEELAPGGSLEDSGSALGAQSTEALEGPSGRASKASGRQDEASTPRRGLGARLQQLLTPSRRSPASHVPPPELPPDLPPPTRRSPMDSLLRPRERPGSTASESSASLGSEWDLSESSASSLSLRRSSERLSDTPGSSQPPSLEILLSSCSSCRACDSLVYDEEIMAGWAPDDSNLNTICPFCACPFVPLLSVQTLDSRPSAPSPKPAPAGASNSKDAPTPGGSGPVLSDRRLCLALDEPQLCNGHMGRLRLPNILPCLVLASCDGPPLPQAPSPWLMPDPASVQVRLLWDVLTPDPSSCPPLYVLWRIHSQIPQRVVWPGPIPAPLSLDLLESVLRHVGLNEVHKAVGLLLETLGPPPAGLHLQRGIYREILFLTMAALGKDHVDIVAFDKKYKSAFNKLASSMGKEELRQRRAQMPTPKAIDCRKCFGAPLEC, from the exons ATGGCGGCAG ATGCAGTGAGTGAGGGGGGGGCCATGGCGGAGGAGCGGCCCCCCCGGCTGGTGGATTACTTCGTGATAGCCGGGCTTGCAGGGAACGGAGCTCCCATTCCCGAGGAGACACGGGTTCCCGAACCCAGTGGGCCCCTGCGCCCTCCCCGGCCAGCCGAGCCCATCACAGACATGGCGGTCATTGCTCGGGCACTGGGCGAGGAAGTGCCCCAGGGCTACACCTGCATCCAGTCCTCCGCTGGGGGCCACCCCTTGGAACTCAGTGCCGGGCTCTTGGGTGGAACGCAGCCCGTCATCTGCTACCGCAGGGGCCGTGACAAGCCCCCCCTCGTGGAGCTGGG GGTCCTGTACGAGGGGAAGGAAAGACCCAAGCCTGGCTTTCAGGTGCTGGACACAACGCCCTACAGCCACTCGGCCAACCTGGCCCCTCCTGGCCCTGGGCACCCCCGCACCTACCTCACTTGCCGACGGGCAGCAGAGGGGGCAGGGCTGCATGCCCTTGGCATCACCGACGTCTGCCTGGTGCTGCCCAGCAAGGGGGAGGGCACTCCTCATACTTACTGCCGACTGCCCCGCAACCTCAACCCTGGTGTG TGGGGTCCAGCGGTATACCTGTGCTACAAAGTGGGCCTAGCCAAGGCCCACACTCTGGTCTACGAGGCAG AGCTGCTGGGCCGGTACCCTGAGGAGGACAATGAGGCGTTCCCCCTGCCCGAGTCCGTACCCGTCTTCTGTTTGCCCATGGGAGCCACTGTTGAGTGCTGGCCTGCCCACACCAAGTACCCCGTGCCCGTCTTCTCTACCTTCGTGCTCACGGGTGCAGCTGGTGACAAG GTGTACGGCGCTGCCCTGCAGTTCTATGAGGCCTTCCCGAGGGCCAGGCTGTCGGAGCGCCAAGCACGGGCCCTGGGGCTCTTGAGCGCCGTGGAGCGGGGCCGGGCGCTGGGGGGTCGGGCAGTGCGCAGCCGGCGCGCCATCGCTGTGCTGTCCCGCTGGCCGGCCTTCCCCGCCTTCCGCGCCTTCCTCACCTTCCTCTACCGCTACTCCGTCTCAGGCCCCCACCGCCTGCCCTTGGAAGC GCACATCTCCCACTTCATTCACAACGTCCCCTTCCCTTCCCCGCAGAGACCTCGCATCCTGGTGCAG ATGTCGCCCTATGACAACCTGCTCCTCTGCCAGCCTGTATCCTCACCCCTGCCGCTCAG CGGTGCCAGCTTCTTGCAGCTGCTGCAGAGCCTCGGCCCCGAGCTGGCCATCACGCTGCTGCTGGCTGTGCTCACGGAGCACAAGCTGCTGGTGCACTCGTTGCGGCCTGACCTGCTCACCAGTGTTTGTGAGGCCCTGGTCTCT ATGATCTTCCCGCTGCACTGGCAGTGCCCCTACATCCCGCTCTGTCCACTGGTGCTGGCAGATGTGCTGAGCGCCCCTGTGCCCTTCATTGTGGGTATCCACTCCAGTTACTTTGATCTGCACGACCCGCCTGCTGATGTCATTTGCGTCGACCTTGACACCAACACGCTCTTCCA GACTGAGGAGAAGAAGCCACTGTCTCCTCGGACCCTGCCCCGCAGACCTTACAAGGTTCTGCTGGCAACTCTGACAAACTTGTACCAGCAGTTGGATCAGA CATACACAGGGCCCGAGGAGGAGGCGTCCCTGGAGTTTCTGCTGACAGACTACGAGGCAGTATGTGGCCGCCGGGCCCGGCTGGAGCGCGAAGTGCAGGGAGCCTTCCTCCGCTTCATGGCCTGTCTGCTCAAGGGCTACCGGGACTTCCTGCGGCCGCTCACCCAGGCCCCCTCGGAGGGTGTTCGAGATGTGGACAACCTCTTCTTCCTGCAGG GCTTCCTCAAGTCCCGGGAGCGCTCCAGCCACAAGCTGTATTGCCAGCTGCTGCGCACACAGATGTTCTCCCAGTTTATCGAGGAATGCTCGTTTGGCTCTGCTCGGCACGCCGCCCTTGAGTTCTTCGACTCTTGCGTTGACAAG GTCCACCCGGAGCAGGAGAAGCCTGAGCCCACACCCTTGGTGGAGCTTGAGGAGCTGTCAGGGAGTGAGCTCACCGTCTTCATCACACCTCCTGAAGAGCCTGCAGCGCCTGAGGGCAGTGACTCCACCCCCCAGTACTG CTACGACGGGTTTCCCGAGCTGCGGGCTGAGCTGTTTGAGTCCCCTCATGAGCAGCCTGGTGCTCTGCCTGTGCCAGGCCCATCCCGCAGCgcccccagcagccctgccccTCGCCGTACCAAACAG GAGATGAAGGTTGCGCAGCGGATGGCGCAGAAGTCAGCAGCTGTACCCGAGCTGTGGGCGCGCTGCCTGCTGGGGCACTGCTATGGGCTGTGGTTCCTGTGTCTGCCTGCCTATGTGCGCTCAGCGCCCTCCCGCGTGCAGGCCCTGCATACGGCCTACCAAGTGCTGCGCCAGATGGAGAGCCGCAAGGTGGTGCTGCCCGATGAG GTGTGTTACCGCGTACTAATGCAGTTGTGCTCCCATTATGGGCAGCCTGTGCTGTCCGTGCGGGTCATGCTGGAGATGAGGCGGGCAGGCATTGTGCCCAACACCATCACTTACGGCTACTACAACAAG GCTGTGCTGGAAAGCAAGTGGCTCTCTGGTACACCGGGTGGGCGCCTGCGCTGGGCCAAGCTCCGGAATGTCGTCCTGGGGGCTGCTCAGTTCCGCCAGCCTTTGAAGGAACgacggcggcagcagcagcagcagcagcagcaacagcagcaacagcagcaagcAGCAGCACAGGAGGCAGGCAGCTCCCAGACAG AGCCCTATCTCGAGCGTCACTCCCCTACCCGCCCACTTCAGCGCCAGACTACTTGGGCTGGTCAAAGCTTCCGGGACCCAGCTTCACCCACAGGGCGCCTGGTGAAAAGCGGCAGTCTGGGCAGTGCCCGTGGGGCCCAGCCCACCGTGGAGGCCGGCGTGGCCCACA TGATAGAGGCCTTGGGGGTACTGGAGCCCCGGGGGTCGCCTGTGCCCTGGCATGATGGAAGCCTCTCAGACCTGAGCCTGACGGGTGAAGAGCTGGCCCCTGGAGGCAGCCTGGAGGACTCAGGCTCAGCCCTGGGTGCCCAGTCCACTGAAGCCCTGGAAGGGCCAAGTGGGCGGGCGTCCAAGGCCAGTGGACGTCAGGATGAGGCCAGCACCCCCAGACGAGGGCTGGGCGCTCGCCTCCAACAACTGCTCACTCCTTCCCGCCGCTCCCCCGCCTCTCATGTTCCCCCACCTGAGCTGCCCCCCgacctgcctccccccacccgccGCAGCCCTATGGACAGCCTCCTGCGCCCCCGCGAGCGCCCTGGATCCACTGCGTCTGAG AGCTCAGCCTCTCTGGGCAGCGAGTGGGACCTCTCTGAGTCTTCTGCCAGCAGCCTGAGCCTCCGCCGGTCCTCGGAGCGCCTCAGCGACACCCCCGGGTCCTCGCAGCCACCATCCCTGGAA ATCCTGCTGTCCAGCTGCTCCTCCTGCCGTGCCTGTGACTCACTGGTGTATGATGAGGAAATCATGGCCGGCTGGGCACCCGACGACTCTAACCTCAACACCATCTGCCCCTTCTGCGCCTGCCCCTTTGTGCCTCTGCTCAGTGTCCAGACCCTGGATTCCCGACCCAG TGCCCCCAGCCCCAAACCTGCCCCAGCTGGTGCCAGTAACAGCAAAGatgcccccacccctgggggctcaggccctgtgctcagtgacCGCAGGCTCTGCCTTGCTCTGGATGAGCCCCAGCTCTGCAACGGGCACATGGGG CGGCTGCGCCTGCCTAACATTCTGCCATGCCTGGTGCTGGCCTCCTGTGATGGGCCCCCACTGCCCCAG GCCCCATCTCCTTGGCTGATGCCTGATCCAGCATCTGTGCAGGTGCGGCTGCTGTGGGATGTCCTCACCCCTGATCCCAGTAGCTGCCCACCTCTCTACGTGCTCTGGAGGATCCACA GCCAGATCCCACAGCGGGTGGTATGGCCAGGCCCCATCCCTGCACCCCTCAGCCTGGACCTGCTGGAGTCAGTATTGCGCCACGTGGGTCTCAATGAGGTGCACAAGGCTGTAGGGCTCCTACTGGAAACGCTAGGGCCGCCTCCCGCTGGTCTGCACTTGCAGAG GGGCATCTACCGTGAAATCTTGTTCCTGACAATGGCTGCTCTGGGCAAGGACCACGTGGACATAG TGGCTTTCGACAAGAAGTACAAGTCCGCCTTTAACAAGCTGGCCAGCAGCATGGGCAAGGAGGAGCTGAGGCAGCGACGGGCACAGATGCCCACCCCAAAGGCCATAGATTGCCGGAAATGTTTTGGAGCACCTCTGGAATGCTAG